The DNA window ATGCCTGTAGTCGGCAGGGCAAAGAACATGGGGGCCACGCCATAAGGTAACAGGGAGGGCGTCGTGAAGTTGGAGGGGTGCAGGTAAAGGGCGAGGAGAAGTACTATAGTTATGAGGGGTACCAGGAGCTTCCACCAGCCGACGCCTGTGTTGGTCTTGCCCATAACGTGGACGCCGAAGTAGTTGAGCAGGAAGAAGAACACAGTGAACAGGAACGCGACGAACAGGCCAAATGCCGTTAAGACGCCTGTCGGCGTCAGGAGGCCATGGACATATGAGGCCATGTAGGTCACGACGGCCTCGGCCTCCGCGGGGGCAACGGTTATTGAGCTCAGCAGGTAGGCCCAGGCCAGCATGAACGAGGCCAGGCTGCCGTGTGAGTACTGGGGGTACCTCACTATGGCCCCTGACTTGGGTATCATTCCTGCAAGCTCGGCGAAGGCGAGGGCTATGAAGAGCATGAGCACGCCGGCTATGGTCCATGAGAGTATGGCGCCCGGGCCCACCATGGCGGCCGCGTAGAGGGAGCCGAAGAGCCAGCCTGAGCCTATCATGGCGCCTACGACTAGGTATGCTATGTCCCAGAAGTTCAGGGCCCTCCTCAGCTGCTTGTCCGTGGCCTCGGCCTTCTCAACAGCTACGGACTTCTCGCCCGCCATAGTGGGATCCCTTACTGAGTTACAGTAAATATAGTGGGTGTATTTAAAAATTTAGCTGACAAAGTTTCTGGAACGATTTAAAAGGTCAGGGCTTCTCTAAATTCTCTTAATAGAATAGGAAAGGGGAGGGAAAAGGGCCTCAGGGCCCAGCCCTATGGAGATGTCGCCACACTGTGGCGACTGTAGGGGGTCGACGCGCCTAACGCGGGCAGCCCTAAGCCTGGCTGCCACCTCATAAGTGCTGTGAAGCCATCGCTGCCAAGAATAACGGCCACCAGGTCTTTGTAGAGCCCGAGCAGTTCCGCCGTTTGTCCCTACACCATCACCTCTATCATCTGCTTATTCGCAATCGGGCGCAGGGACCCCACCTCGCCCGCGCCTCATGTGCTATCAGCGTGGGCTCACGGGCGGCCGTCGGGCCCAGCGGCGCGGGGCTTCCATCTACGGTCCTCATCCCCCTCGCCCCTGGGGCAGCGCCCCCATCAGGCGGGGGTGTCATTCACCCAGCCTGTTACGGGCGTAATACTATAAAGGATCTCTATTGATGTGAAAAAGGGGTTCAGCCCCCTGAGGCTCTTGCGCCCAGGTCCTAATGAGCTCAGATGCCGTTCCTTATAGCAGTAGCCCTTATATGGGACACATTAATGTAGAGGCCCTTCATGAGGTAGCTGAAGGCCCACAGGCCCTTGCGCGTCACCACAAGCTCCCTCCCCTCGTCCCTCACCAGGCCCAGCGCCTCCATGACTGCGACCTCACGGGGCATGGCGAGGTATATTGACTTGCCGAAGGTGCGCCTGAAGTCGCGCTTGTCAAGCCTGAGGCCGTAGAGCTTGTAGAGGGCGTAGACCCTCTGCTCCTCGGCGTCGCTGAGCCCCCTTACAAGGGTCACGGGGCTCCTGCCCTCGGGGGCGAGGCGCTCATATTTAGCCAGGTTGAAGGTGTTGGCCGCGTATAGCCCCCTTACGTGGCTCATGGCCCCAGCCCCTACGCCTATAAAGTAGTTGTTATCAACTATGTACTCGTCCTTCAGGCCAGCCCCTCCCCTTGAGAAGCTCCATGCTGTGTCCTGCGAGAGGCCCAGCGCCCTGCACCTGTCAACGGCCGCGTAGTAGAGCTTCCTCTCATTCTCGTCGCTGCCTGGCATTATTGACTTCCCCTTTATTGACGGCATGAGGGGGTAGAGGGTGAGCTGGTTCGCACTGCTCTCGTAGAAGGCCTCGACGTCTCTCTCCAGGTCAGCCTCCCTCTGTCCAGGGTAGTTGAAGAGCAGGTCAACGTTGACGGTCCTGACCTTTAAGCAGGAGTCTATGGCAGACGCTATGCCCTCCTTGCTTATCATCGGCCTCCCTATTCTGCGCAGCGCCTCGGGGCTGAACGACTGGACGCCTATGGAGATCCTCGTCACGCCTGCCGAGGCGAGCTGGTTCGCCCTGTAGTCGTCTATGTCGTATGGGGAGGCCTCCACTGACGCCTCAAACCTGTGCCCCGCGGACCTCACCATGTCGAGGGCCTCGCAGACCTCCTCAGTCGCAAGGGTGGGCGTCCCGCCCCCGACGTAGACGTCCCTGAAGCTGGTGCACTCGTACCTGCTCAGGGCAGCCTCAAGCTCTGACCTGAGGGCCTTGAAGTAGCTCTTAACCCTCTCCTCGGAGTATGGGACGCTGAAGAATATGCAGAAGGGGCACATGCGGGTGCAGAAGGGGACGTGGATGTAGAGGGCGGCGCTGCCCTCGGGGGCAGGCACGTCAAAGCCGTTGACGGTCTTCACGTCTATGTTAACATTTTCCACAAGCTTTCTCAGAAACAACTCAAACGTAAGCGTTTCCCTACATAAGTTAAGCAAATAGCTCTATAAAAGCCTTCCTATGATAAGAAAAATGGTCGCCCATTAGCCTGCCAGCAGCCTCTGGGCCTAGGGCCCTTATTGTGGCCCCAGCGCATGTTTACCTGTGACGTAACTCTGCCTGGCCGACAGGGCAGAGGCGGCACGGCGTAGAGGCCTGCCAGGCACCTTTGAGGCGCCTAGCCCGCGTCGGCGTGAATTAGGCCTGGGCGCTTCACTGTGCAGCGCGTCTGCTCGGGGGTTTAGGCTTCATTGGGCTTGATATAGCTTGATATCAAGCCCTCCTCCCTTGGCTTCACAGCCCTCAGGGCCCCTTTCATCGAGGCCCGTATCACAGGGCTCCGCCCCCTCAGGGCAACCCCGACCCACAGCTCCCCCTTCGTCTCATCAGGGTCATAGCTGTGGGGAAATCCCCGCATCCTGAGGTACCTCCGGTATATGTTTACTGCGGCCACCTTCTGCCTGTCCAGCTCAAGGCCGCACCTTGGGCATCTGAACACCCTGCCCACTCGGGTCTTCACGACGTACCCGCATCGTGGGCAGGTGCGGGAGGTGTTCTTTGGTGAAACCCTTTCTATAACGGCCCTCTCGGAGGCCTTTCCCTGGATGAGCTTCCAAGGCGTCCTGGCGTTCCTCTTCCTCCTGCCCTTAGGCTCTCTCCTACTGACTAAGTTCTCCTTCTCCAGGTCCTCAAAGACGTGGACGCTGTTCGGGAACAGCTTGGTCAGCCCGCTCGCCAGCTTGTTTATGAAGTCCTTCTCCCTGTTGCGCTCCCTGACATTGTACTTCTCATAGACGTACTTCAGGCCCTTGCTCTGCGCTATTCTCTTCTTCCTCTCATAAACAATCTTCATGCTCTGCAGGGGCCTCAGGTCGACCTTGATGAAGCCTACCCTAGGCGAGAACCCGTCGAGCGACAGCTCGTTGGAGTCCCACCCAATGACTTCTTTCACGTCTACGACTTTAGCTGTCTCGAAAGGTATAAGTATCCTGTCATCCTTCAATATGACCTCCCCAACCCTCCAGCCCTCAACCCTCCTGGCGAACCACCTGCCGTTCCAGGAGACCTCCACGTGCTCCCCTGGCCTAAGCGTGATCCTGATGCTCTTCTTGTCATAGTCCACCTTCATCAGCGTTGCCTTGCACCTCGCGAACCTTCTCTCGACCCTCGGCTTGACCTTCCTGGCTTTCCCCTTGAGGTACCTCTTCCTCCAGGACTCCATCACGGAGTAAGCCGTCCTGATGGCAGCGTCTACCCAGTGGGCGGCGTACGGGCGGTCCTGAAGGAGGTAGTCGCGGAGCCTCCTCTTAAAGGACCTGTCCTTTGGCAGATACGGGACCTTGAACTTGCTGGGCGCTATTACTTGTCCCCCCTTCTCTACCTTGGGAAACCTGTACTTCCACTCGATGTTGTCCCAGATAACGTCTATTGCCCTCTGTAGGGTTCCCTGGTACCACGTTATCAGCTCGCTGACCCTTGGGTCGCTTATCGGCACTGAGTACATTCTGACCTGCTCAAGGGTCCTCAAGGAGCTTCCTGACACCCTCTACCACCTTCTCATACTTATGGCTCCTCATACCGTAGAGCTTTCCCGCGAAGTGGGATATTACTGTGATGAGGTCTTCTACAAGCTCCTCTCTAGGATCCTTGTCTTCGTGACTTAAGACAACTATCTCCACTCCAAAGGGTCTCAACAGCTCCTCAATCGTTTTAAAGCCAAATCTCGTTAATCTATCTGGGTACGCTATGACGATCTTTGATATCTTCCTCTCAACAGCTAACGTTAGTAACTTTTCGAATCCTCTCCTATCCTCATCTAATCCGCTTCCAATATCTGTCACCACTTCGTAATCAACTATGTTATTTTGCCTAGCCCAGTCCTCCAACACTTTAACCTGTCCCTCTAAGTCATCTCTTTGACTATTAGATGACGCCCTGGCATAGAGAACTACCCTCCTCTGTTTAACCACAACACCAATTAATCTCTCAACGTCCTCCTCTCTAAACCTCCACTTACCACCTGGAGTCAATACTGGCTTTATGTAGCCTCTTTTAACATAGTCCCTCAAAGTGGTATAGCTAATGCCAAGCCTCTCACAAACCTCCTTAGGCCTCAGCGCCTTCGCTCCCAAATAAAAGAGTCAATATCAACCCTATAAACCTTTATGAAAAACAAAGCAGTTTCTCTACGGCGTGAGGCGTTGGCCCGACGGCCTGACAAAACGAAAGGCAAGCCCTGCCCCTGGAAGGGACGGGGTAAAACATAAAACATCTGAGCACTTAAAGTTGCGTGGAACAAATAGTGTCCCCGCAAGGGGATACCCCACAGGGGCCCCGCATATCCCCGAGTCCCTGGGAGCTGGGAGGGAGGGCAACTCCCAGCGAGGGGTAGGGGTAAAGGGCCGAAGGCCCGGCCCGCGGCCTACCGCTGGACGAGCGGAGCGGGGTGGGGTAAAACCCGCTAGCCGTGAGGTGATGAAGGTGAGGGCGGTAAGCCGCAAACCAGTAAGCCGCCCTAAGGGAGCCCTCGCCCTTCAGGGCGGGGAGGAGGCCAGAGCATAGCTACTGCGGCCCCTAGGGCCACAAGGCCCAGGCCCCCAGCCACGTCAATCCATGGCAGCGACAGGACCTCCTGCCCGTAGGCGTGGCCAAGCCACGCGAGCAGGGAGTTCCAGGTCACTGAGCCCGCCAGGGTGTAGGCTATGAACCTGGCGAGCCCCATCCTAAATATGCCCGGCGGCGCCGAGATGTAGGACCTCACGGCGGGCAGGACCCTGCCCGCCAGGACCGCGAGCTCCCCCCTGCCCTTGAAGAAGGCCTCGGCCCTCCTGAAGTCGGCCTCCCCCATTAGCTTGAGCGCAAGCCCCCTGCCGCCCAGGGCTGAGGCGTAGTAGAGCGCAAGGGAGCCCATGAGGTTGCCCAGCGTTGAGGCCGCCACGACGCCCAGGAGGCCCAGCTGGCCCCTGAAGTAGATGGCCGCCAGTGGCACGACGACCTCGCTTGGCACAGGTATGGCGGCGCTCTCTAAGGTCATGAGGCCGACGACGCCGCCGTAGCCCAGCTTAGCCAGGGCCTGGCCCGCGAGGTCAGTTATCAGCTTGACTATGTGGGCGTCAGGCACCTCAAGCCTATACGCCACTAAGCTTACACCAAGGAGGGCCACAGCTAGGCCAACGGCTGTTGACGCCCTCAAGGTAGGCCCACGCCCATCTCGCGCCCCGAGCTTAAAATCTAAGCTAAGTCCCCTGCGGCGAGCTATATAGAGCTGAGGGCCCCTGAGCCCAGGCAGGGGAAGCTGAGGGCGCTCCCTGCCTTAAGGCCTACCTTCAGGGGGCCGGGAGGTGGCTAAGACGGTAAACAACGCTGAGCTCGCGGAGAGGTATAACGCGGGGGCGGAGGCCTACGACGAGCTCTACGGGCAGGAGCAGCTCGAGAAGTACAGGGCGGCGCTGCCGCTCTTAAGGCCGAGGGGCAGGGTTCTTGACGTGGGCTGCGGCACAGGCCTGCTCATAGAGTACATGGCCTCCGAGGGCCTGCTTGACAGCGTTGAGAAGCTCGTCTGCCTTGACTTGAGCGCCTCAATGCTTGAGAGGGCAAGGGCCAGGGCCTCGAGGCTCTGCCCCGACACCTGCCTTGTAGTTGTTGGAAGCGCGGAGGCCCTGCCCTTCAGGGACAGGGCATTCGACGCGGCCTACTCCTTCTCAGTGATAAACCTGCTCGAGGACCCCGAGGCGGCCGCGTCGGAGGTGGCAAGGGTGTCAGCCAGCTCCCTGGTCACCCTGCTTAAGGCCTTCAGGGTTCCCGAGATGAGGGGCTGGAGGGCGTTGGGTGAGGCCGGCAAGGACTTCACTTTTACAAGGTAAGCGCCGAGTGACGTGTGTCCTTGTGGACCGCTAGACCCTATATAGTCTAGGCATAGACCATGGGCTAGTTGCCAGGGGTGTCGTATAGAATACAGGGAATTCCCTGTAATTGAAATTTAGTGAATACGTGACGACGTGATGTAGCGACCGTACAACAC is part of the Acidilobus sp. 7A genome and encodes:
- a CDS encoding radical SAM protein; the encoded protein is MFLRKLVENVNIDVKTVNGFDVPAPEGSAALYIHVPFCTRMCPFCIFFSVPYSEERVKSYFKALRSELEAALSRYECTSFRDVYVGGGTPTLATEEVCEALDMVRSAGHRFEASVEASPYDIDDYRANQLASAGVTRISIGVQSFSPEALRRIGRPMISKEGIASAIDSCLKVRTVNVDLLFNYPGQREADLERDVEAFYESSANQLTLYPLMPSIKGKSIMPGSDENERKLYYAAVDRCRALGLSQDTAWSFSRGGAGLKDEYIVDNNYFIGVGAGAMSHVRGLYAANTFNLAKYERLAPEGRSPVTLVRGLSDAEEQRVYALYKLYGLRLDKRDFRRTFGKSIYLAMPREVAVMEALGLVRDEGRELVVTRKGLWAFSYLMKGLYINVSHIRATAIRNGI
- a CDS encoding zinc ribbon domain-containing protein, which codes for MSGSSLRTLEQVRMYSVPISDPRVSELITWYQGTLQRAIDVIWDNIEWKYRFPKVEKGGQVIAPSKFKVPYLPKDRSFKRRLRDYLLQDRPYAAHWVDAAIRTAYSVMESWRKRYLKGKARKVKPRVERRFARCKATLMKVDYDKKSIRITLRPGEHVEVSWNGRWFARRVEGWRVGEVILKDDRILIPFETAKVVDVKEVIGWDSNELSLDGFSPRVGFIKVDLRPLQSMKIVYERKKRIAQSKGLKYVYEKYNVRERNREKDFINKLASGLTKLFPNSVHVFEDLEKENLVSRREPKGRRKRNARTPWKLIQGKASERAVIERVSPKNTSRTCPRCGYVVKTRVGRVFRCPRCGLELDRQKVAAVNIYRRYLRMRGFPHSYDPDETKGELWVGVALRGRSPVIRASMKGALRAVKPREEGLISSYIKPNEA
- a CDS encoding IS607 family transposase; this translates as MRPKEVCERLGISYTTLRDYVKRGYIKPVLTPGGKWRFREEDVERLIGVVVKQRRVVLYARASSNSQRDDLEGQVKVLEDWARQNNIVDYEVVTDIGSGLDEDRRGFEKLLTLAVERKISKIVIAYPDRLTRFGFKTIEELLRPFGVEIVVLSHEDKDPREELVEDLITVISHFAGKLYGMRSHKYEKVVEGVRKLLEDP
- a CDS encoding DedA family protein is translated as MRASTAVGLAVALLGVSLVAYRLEVPDAHIVKLITDLAGQALAKLGYGGVVGLMTLESAAIPVPSEVVVPLAAIYFRGQLGLLGVVAASTLGNLMGSLALYYASALGGRGLALKLMGEADFRRAEAFFKGRGELAVLAGRVLPAVRSYISAPPGIFRMGLARFIAYTLAGSVTWNSLLAWLGHAYGQEVLSLPWIDVAGGLGLVALGAAVAMLWPPPRPEGRGLP
- a CDS encoding class I SAM-dependent methyltransferase — protein: MAKTVNNAELAERYNAGAEAYDELYGQEQLEKYRAALPLLRPRGRVLDVGCGTGLLIEYMASEGLLDSVEKLVCLDLSASMLERARARASRLCPDTCLVVVGSAEALPFRDRAFDAAYSFSVINLLEDPEAAASEVARVSASSLVTLLKAFRVPEMRGWRALGEAGKDFTFTR